The DNA region GCGTCAGAGTTGACAACACCTTTGAGGCAAGAATCGAGAGAATGAAAAGTGAGCTTAGGGCTAAAATTGCAAAAGCCATCTTTGGGTGATGGGAGTGGAAGTAAACACTATAACAGCACTCTTAGACACAACCCTTGCTGTTATATTCACTTGGGTAGGCTATAAAACGGGCTCCATACTCTGGAAGTATACTCCATATTCCTATCCAAACGCAAGAATCCAAGCTATGGAAGCTAGGCTCTTTAATGAGCAGAAGTTCTCAGAGCTTGCCGAAGCAAAAACCTTAAACAACTTCGTCATGAGCCTCGAAGACAGCGATTACAAGCCTTACTTGGGCAAAATTGAAAATTACAGCGCTGAAGCTATAGATAGAGCCCTCAACGAAGCTTTAGCTGATATTTATACGCTAATGACCAAAATCCTCCCAAAAAGGGTTAACGGGTTGTTTAAGCTCCTATTAGAAGAGTGGGACGTTAGAAATGTATCCGCTGTCGTTAAGGCAAAGCTGAGTGGAGAGGTTGCTAGGGACTATATAATCGAGATCGGAACAATTGTGGAAAAAGTAAAAGCAATAGCCGAAGCAAAGACAATGGAAGAAATACTGGTAATCCTTGAGGGTACCGAGTATGAAGAGGTCTACCAAAGGCTTCTCTTAAATGAGATAAGCTTAGAGGAGTTCGAAACTGAACTCTACAAGATCTACTATGCCAAGCTCCTAAACTACGCAAAGAGCAAAAAAGGAGAAGAGAAGAAAATCATAGAAGAGTTCCTTAAGCTCAAGATAGACAAGCTCAACTTGCTCACCATACTAAGGGCTAAGCTCCACAAGATGAGCGCGGAGAAGATTAGACCAATGATAATTCCCGGAGGAAGCTTGAACCAGAGGGTTATCGAAACACTCCTAAACGTTGAAGACGTTAGCATGGCGTTAGCGGAGCTCGACTCTACGAAGTATTCAGCTGTAATTAGGGAACAAAGGGAGGCTTTAGAAAAAGGAGACCTAAGCAGCTTAGAAAGAGCCTTTGATAAGTTCATCCAAGAGAAGACTGCCGAAATGACACGCTTCTATCCACTGAGCGTTGCAATTCCTTTGAACTACATACTGCTAAAGGAGAGGGAAATCAGAAAGCTCAAAGCAATAGCAAAGCTAATTGAGGATAAAGTCAAGCCAGAGAAGATAAAAGCTATCGTGGGTGAGGCGCTATGAAGATAGTCCTAATGGGCGATAGCGACACGGTTTTAGGCTTTAAGCTCGCAGGAGTTCATGAAGCTTACTCCTTTGAAGAGACCTCATTAGAGACGGAAAGGGCAAAAAATAAGTTGAAAGAACTCATCGAGAGGGGTGACGTTGGGATTATATTGATAACCGAGAGATTGGCTGAGAG from Palaeococcus pacificus DY20341 includes:
- a CDS encoding V-type ATP synthase subunit C, whose protein sequence is MGVEVNTITALLDTTLAVIFTWVGYKTGSILWKYTPYSYPNARIQAMEARLFNEQKFSELAEAKTLNNFVMSLEDSDYKPYLGKIENYSAEAIDRALNEALADIYTLMTKILPKRVNGLFKLLLEEWDVRNVSAVVKAKLSGEVARDYIIEIGTIVEKVKAIAEAKTMEEILVILEGTEYEEVYQRLLLNEISLEEFETELYKIYYAKLLNYAKSKKGEEKKIIEEFLKLKIDKLNLLTILRAKLHKMSAEKIRPMIIPGGSLNQRVIETLLNVEDVSMALAELDSTKYSAVIREQREALEKGDLSSLERAFDKFIQEKTAEMTRFYPLSVAIPLNYILLKEREIRKLKAIAKLIEDKVKPEKIKAIVGEAL
- a CDS encoding V-type ATP synthase subunit F, encoding MKIVLMGDSDTVLGFKLAGVHEAYSFEETSLETERAKNKLKELIERGDVGIILITERLAERVGVPEVTFPIILQIPDKFGSLFGEDQLKEIVRRAIGVEIKR